In the Mya arenaria isolate MELC-2E11 chromosome 11, ASM2691426v1 genome, one interval contains:
- the LOC128209036 gene encoding putative transferase CAF17 homolog, mitochondrial: MTLTLRITFKRTSDKFKESTMGFQLILRTARTKIKLLKFSHINARNLSTSSGRVEVYQLRSRGIVKVKGSDAVPFLQGLITNDVSLLGVDGKAQYSMLLNVQGRVLYDLFLYDVSESHVDRTILMDCDRSLLKKVMSDISRYKIRKKVTLEDASEKLNVFTTLNGDHVDGGLVATADPRVPSFGSRVIAEGVPDSWCVVSDETGYHEKRLQWGIPEGPLDIPHGVALPLESNLVYMNGVNFSKGCYLGQELTARTHHTGVTRKRLMPLIFDGNPDAIESGQNIQNDQNKSVGKFRSVVGQYGLGLMRVKEISGDLTVTSKSGKVISVRAEQPAWWPVE, encoded by the exons ATGACTTTGACTTTAAGAATTACATTTAAAAGAACATCAG ATAAATTTAAAGAAAGTACAATGGGGTTCCAGCTTATATTGAGAACTGCAAGAaccaaaataaagttattaaag TTTTCGCATATAAATGCAAGAAATCTCTCCACATCATCGGGTAGAGTAGAAGTGTATCAACTACGATCCCGAGGTATAGTGAAGGTGAAGGGGTCAGATGCAGTCCCATTTCTTCAGGGCCTTATTACAAATGATGTCTCATTGCTTGGTGTTGATGGAAAGGCTCAATATTCAATGCTATTGAATGTACAG GGTCGGGTGCTGTATGATCTGTTTCTGTATGATGTGAGTGAAAGCCATGTGGATCGTACTATACTAATGGATTGCGACAGGTCACTGCTAAAAAAAGTCATGTCTGACATCAGCAGATACAAGATCAGGAAAAAG GTCACTTTGGAAGATGCCAGTGAAAAGTTGAATGTTTTCACAACACTAAATGGTGACCACGTTGATGGAGGGTTAGTAGCAACTGCCGACCCAAGGGTTCCTTCATTTGGCTCCAGGGTGATTGCTGAGg GTGTCCCAGATAGCTGGTGTGTTGTCAGTGATGAGACAGGTTACCATGAGAAACGCCTTCAATGGGGGATCCCTGAAGGCCCCCTTGATATTCCACATGGGGTGGCTTTACCTCTAGAGAGCAACCTCGTCTACATGAATGGGG TGAATTTTTCGAAAGGCTGTTATCTAGGCCAGGAACTAACAGCCAGGACCCACCATACTGGTGTAACCAGGAAAAGACTCATGCCTTTGATATTTGATGG GAATCCTGATGCAATTGAATCAGGACAAAATATACagaatgatcaaaataaaagtGTTGGAAAATTCCGCAGTGTCGTTGGGCAATATGGCCTTGGTTTGATGAGGGTGAAAGAGATTTCAGGAGACTTGACTGTAACCTCGAAGTCTGGCAAAGTGATCAGTGTTAGAGCAGAGCAGCCCGCCTGGTGGCCTGTGGAATAG
- the LOC128207509 gene encoding uncharacterized protein LOC128207509, producing MEFKILYVVLLLVLGLEGTDLAVSGIQSVADCPERGYDDHGYWTVSDKDLSRRCLLKCYPGYEPDACHVLRRQGDRWNTEKMPHCVKIPWVRWSTLVKIGAGVAAGAGAVVAAPVVLGAAGFTSAGVAAGSIAAGLQGAQVAAGSAFALAQSAGAAGITAGTNAAIGSTVGSAVATAASYFWGEACEPE from the exons atggaATTCAAAATTCTGTACGTAGTTTTACTGCTTGTGCTTGGATTGGAAGGGACGGATTTGGCTGTGTCTGGAATCCAGTCGGTTGCAGATTGCCCAG AGAGAGGATACGATGACCATGGCTATTGGACAGTAAGTGACAAAGATCTTTCCCGAAGGTGCCTTCTGAAGTGTTACCCGGGTTACGAGCCAGACGCCTGTCACGTGTTACGTCGCCAAGGAGATCGCTGGAACACGGAAAAGATGCCACATTGCGTCAAAA TTCCATGGGTAAGATGGAGCACTCTTGTAAAGATCGGTGCTGGTGTAGCAGCGGGAGCTGGGGCGGTCGTCGCCGCTCCTGTAGTGCTTGGAGCTGCTGGCTTCACTTCCGCCGGCGTGGCTGCTGGATCCATAGCTGCAGGGCTACAG GGTGCACAAGTTGCCGCCGGAAGTGCTTTTGCGCTTGCGCAGAGTGCAGGAGCTGCGGGGATCACTGCGGGGACAAATGCAGCTATTGGGTCAACGGTGGGCAGTGCCGTGGCGACTGCAGCGAGCTATTTTTGGGGAGAGGCTTGTGAGCCGGAATAG
- the LOC128209035 gene encoding actin-histidine N-methyltransferase-like: MGRKNRNKKTTQGNGASGSTEESKTLSKAAKKDVMALIKTLLEKCSQQPSAGGKEFDDYMEIRDTVEKIRAIQKDVSLKPEKKDERFTKFIEWLQSKKVDTSCVEIGKFEGLGFGLKATKDLKEGEKFLTLPRDLMMTPKSAQDSCLGPFIEEDKILQVMPSVVLALHLLCERRTDGSPWKPYLDILPDTYSTPLYFTPEEIKTLKASPAQSDCMSQYRNIARQYAYFYKLFQSESVQQSLPLKNVFTYDDYRWAVSTVMTRQNQIPTSDGSKMTFALIPLWDMCNHCNGLITTDFNLEQNCSECYSLRKYMKGDQIFIFYGARSNAELLVNNGFVYLENEHDRMAVKLGISKTDPLFEKKSELLTRCGLLASRTFYLHTGELPVDSDLLVFLRIFQMDDETLEKYAGSNAAELRDVLGDLDMVVSKETETKVWSYLETRTTLLLRGYDTSTEEDEELLKKTKLSPVERLCVQLRCCEKKILQSASEFASHRKQKLQADSTT, from the exons ATGGGTAGAAAAAACAGGAACAAGAAAACAACTCAAGGCAATGGCGCCTCGGGGTCCACAGAGGAGAGTAAAACACTTTCCAAGGCAGCTAAGAAGGATGTCATGGCATTGATAAAAACTCTTCTTGAAA AATGTTCACAGCAGCCAAGTGCTGGAGGCAAGGAGTTTGATGATTACATGGAGATCAGAGACACAGTAGAAAAAATCAGAGCCATTCAGAAAG ATGTCAGCCTAAAGCCAGAGAAGAAGGATGAAAGATTTACCAAGTTTATCGAGTGGCTTCAGTCGAAGAAAGTGGACACCAGTTGTGTGGAAATTGGGAAGTTTGAAGGCCTAGGATTTGGTCTCAAGGCCACAAAAGATCTTAAG GAGGGGGAAAAGTTTCTAACTTTACCACGTGATCTGATGATGACACCAAAATCTGCTCAGGATTCCTGTCTTG GACCATTTATTGAGGAAGACAAGATACTTCAAGTGATGCCAAGTGTTGTCCTGGCCTTACATTTGTTGTGTGAGAGACGGACAGATGGATCACCATGGAAACCATACCTTGATATTCTCCCAGACACATACTCTACCCCTCTTTACTTTACTCCGGAAGAAATTAAGACACTGAAAGCATCTCCTGCCCAGA gtGACTGTATGAGTCAGTATCGGAACATAGCTCGGCAGTATGCCTATTTCTACAAGTTGTTCCAGAGTGAATCTGTACAACAGTCTCTACCACTCAAGAATGTGTTCACTTACGATGACTACAG ATGGGCAGTATCAACAGTGATGACCAGGCAGAACCAAATACCAACCAGTGATGGTAGCAAGATGACCTTTGCCCTTATACCTCTATGGGACATGTGTAATCACTGTAATGGACTG ATTACCACAGACTTCAACCTGGAACAGAACTGTAGTGAATGTTACTCCTTAAGAAAATACATGAAAGGAGACCAG atatttatattttatggtgCGAGGTCTAATGCTGAGTTGTTGGTCAACAATGGATTTGTGTATCTAGAGAATGAACATGATAGAATGGCAGTTAAACTAG GTATCAGTAAGACAGATCCACTGTTCGAGAAGAAGTCTGAACTGTTGACCCGATGTGGCCTGCTGGCATCCCGCACTTTCTACCTTCACACAGGAGAGCTGCCGGTAGATAGCGACCTCCTCGTCTTTTTACGCATCTTCCAGATGGATGatg AAACCCTTGAGAAGTATGCAGGTTCAAATGCTGCAGAATTGAGAGATGTACTTGGTGACCTTGACATGGTTGTTTCCAAAGAAACAGAGACAAAAGTTTGGAGTTACCTAGAAACCAGGACTACACTGCTGCTTCGTGGCTATGATACATCAACTGAG gaaGATGAAGAATTATTAAAGAAAACCAAACTTTCTCCAGTGGAAAGACTCTGTGTACAGTTGAGGTGTTGTGAGAAAAAGATTCTACAATCAGCTTCAGAATTTGCATCCCATAGGAAACAGAAGCTACAGGCAGATTCAACGACATAG